The genomic window CTAAATAATTAAAATTTTTGTAATACCAATATTTTAAAAATAAGGCGCGTTTACCAATCTATATACTGATTTCTTTGGTAATTAAATTGCTGCGTTGACACTACTCGACAGGCATCGCCCCTACATCTCTGTAGAAAAAGGAGCGATGCCTGCGGCGGTAAACTACGCATCCAAGAGTGCTTGTAACTCATCCGCCTGGATCAATTACATATAATTCTCTGTTTGGATAAAAATATTTACAACCTTTCATCATATCAATAAACAATTTTACTTGAGATACGTCTAACGATAGATAGATTTTATGGAATAAATAGTTTAGATTTGTAACAGATTACACAGAACTAGGTAAAGCACATGGCCAACATAATTGACACTGCCACTAATAATGGTTCTTTCACGACACTAGTTGCAGCAATCCAAGCTGCTGGTCTGGTAGATACACTGAAAGGTCCTGGCCCATTCACCGTCTTCGCACCCACTGATGAAGCGTTTAAGAAGCTTCCAGCAGGTACAGTAGAAGCATTACTGAAAGATACCGCAAAGCTCAAGAAAATCTTGACCTATCATGTAGTCTCAGGCAAAGTACTGGCTGCTGATGTAGCTAAACTGAAGACAGCTAAAACAGTTGAAGGTTCAGACGTAAAAATTGACGCTTCTAATGGCGTTAAGATCAATGATGCAAAAGTTGCAACAGCAGATGTTGCTGCTGATAACGGTGTCATCCACGTCATTGATACAGTTTTGATTCCTGCATAAGCAAACCTCAGAATAGCGAATGCTATTTGTGGGGCGGCGACTACCTATAGTCGTTTGTTGATTACAGTCTGGTTGAATGTTTTTTTAATAAACATCAACTACCAATAAGTCCATCTAGACAATATCTAGATGGATTTATTGTTTCATGCGTTTAGAGACATTGCATTGCAACGTCTCTAGTGTTTGATTAGATGTAATCAAATTTTTAGTTTTGCCAAACCCAAATAACGAATACCTTCGGGGGAAATGTCAAAACGGCAAGGTAAAACTTCTAAACCAAGTGCGATCGCATCCCGTAATAATTTACCATATACAGGATCTGTGCGATCGCCAGGGGAAAACTCAGTACAATCACTGCGATTGATAAAGTAAAGCATCACTGCACGAGTTAGAGGTAGCAGTGCCATTAGTTCTCGCAAGTGCTTTTGTCCTCTTGTAGTCTCCGTGTCAGGAAATAGGGCTAATCTCCCCTCAGACAAAGTTGTATTTTTCACTTCTAAATAAATCGGGCATTCCTC from Nostoc sp. UHCC 0926 includes these protein-coding regions:
- a CDS encoding fasciclin domain-containing protein; this translates as MANIIDTATNNGSFTTLVAAIQAAGLVDTLKGPGPFTVFAPTDEAFKKLPAGTVEALLKDTAKLKKILTYHVVSGKVLAADVAKLKTAKTVEGSDVKIDASNGVKINDAKVATADVAADNGVIHVIDTVLIPA